One genomic region from Shewanella aestuarii encodes:
- the glnS gene encoding glutamine--tRNA ligase, whose protein sequence is MSQVDTEVRPSNFIRNIIDEDLKSGKHDHVHTRFPPEPNGYLHIGHAKSICLNFGIAKDYQGECNLRFDDTNPEKEDIDYVNSIQADVRWLGFQWSGDIRYSSNYFDQLHQYAVELITKGLAYVCFLNAEQTREYRGTLKEPGKNSPYRDVAVEENLALFEKMRKGEFKEGECALRAKIDMASPFMCMRDPVIYRIRFAHHHQTGDKWCIYPMYDFTHCISDAIENITHSICTLEFQDNRRLYDWVLDHLDDFQAPNRTRQYEFSRLNLEYTLMSKRKLNDLVTRKLVAGWDDPRMPTIAGLRRRGYTPGAIREFCQRIGVTKQDNLVEVGMLTACIREELNEHAPRAMAVLRPIKVVIENYPHNTPETIYAAAHPNNEAMGTRELFFGRELFIDAEDFKEEANKHFKRLVLGKEVRLRNAYVIKAERCDKDADGNVTTVYCTYDNETLGKNPADGRKVKGVIHWVEASSAKPAEFRLYNTLFTDANPAAFETIDEVLNPNSLTVVHGLVEPSLAAAQAEKAYQFEREGYFCADNKDSSADHLVFNLTVPLRDSFA, encoded by the coding sequence ATGAGTCAAGTGGACACCGAAGTACGTCCAAGTAACTTCATTCGTAATATAATCGACGAAGATCTAAAGAGCGGTAAGCATGATCACGTGCATACTCGTTTTCCGCCGGAGCCTAACGGCTATTTGCATATAGGTCATGCTAAATCAATTTGCTTAAATTTTGGTATTGCAAAAGATTACCAAGGTGAATGTAATTTACGCTTTGATGATACAAATCCTGAGAAAGAAGATATCGATTATGTTAACTCTATTCAGGCTGATGTGCGCTGGTTAGGTTTTCAATGGTCTGGTGATATTCGTTATTCATCAAATTATTTTGATCAATTGCATCAATATGCCGTTGAGTTGATCACTAAAGGGTTAGCTTATGTGTGTTTTTTAAATGCAGAGCAAACTCGCGAATATCGTGGAACCTTGAAAGAGCCTGGGAAAAATAGTCCTTATCGTGATGTGGCTGTTGAAGAGAACCTCGCATTATTTGAAAAAATGCGCAAAGGTGAGTTCAAAGAAGGTGAATGTGCACTGCGTGCCAAAATCGACATGGCTTCACCGTTTATGTGTATGCGTGACCCTGTGATTTACCGAATTCGTTTTGCCCATCATCATCAAACGGGTGACAAATGGTGCATTTATCCAATGTACGATTTTACCCACTGCATTTCAGATGCGATTGAGAACATTACTCATTCTATCTGTACATTAGAGTTTCAAGACAACCGCCGTTTATACGACTGGGTGTTAGATCATTTAGATGATTTTCAAGCGCCAAACCGTACTCGTCAATATGAGTTTTCACGCTTAAACCTTGAATATACCTTGATGTCTAAGCGTAAACTAAACGATTTAGTGACTCGCAAATTAGTTGCGGGTTGGGATGACCCTCGAATGCCAACTATTGCGGGCTTACGTCGTCGTGGTTATACGCCTGGTGCGATTCGAGAGTTTTGTCAGCGTATTGGCGTCACCAAACAAGATAACTTGGTTGAAGTCGGTATGTTGACCGCCTGTATTCGTGAAGAGTTAAACGAACATGCGCCTCGCGCCATGGCTGTGCTGCGACCAATCAAAGTTGTCATTGAAAACTACCCTCATAACACACCAGAAACCATCTATGCTGCAGCACACCCAAACAACGAAGCTATGGGGACCCGTGAGCTATTTTTTGGCCGCGAGTTATTTATTGATGCTGAAGATTTTAAAGAAGAAGCTAATAAACACTTTAAACGTCTAGTATTAGGCAAAGAAGTGCGTTTACGTAATGCCTATGTAATTAAAGCTGAGCGTTGTGATAAAGATGCTGACGGTAATGTCACGACCGTTTACTGTACTTATGATAATGAAACCTTAGGTAAAAATCCTGCGGATGGACGTAAAGTGAAAGGTGTGATCCATTGGGTTGAAGCTAGCTCTGCTAAACCTGCAGAGTTCCGTCTCTATAACACATTATTTACCGATGCAAACCCAGCGGCTTTTGAGACTATCGATGAAGTGTTAAACCCGAACTCACTAACCGTTGTTCATGGCCTTGTAGAGCCAAGTTTAGCGGCTGCTCAAGCTGAAAAAGCTTACCAGTTTGAGCGTGAAGGTTACTTCTGTGCCGACAACAAAGACTCGTCAGCAGATCATTTAGTATTTAACTTAACGGTACCGCTAAGAGACTCATTTGCTTAG